A region from the Vibrio sp. SS-MA-C1-2 genome encodes:
- a CDS encoding DoxX family protein, whose translation MSNSIMNKIFSSNSTLAPLVLRIPVGITFMLHGSQKLFGWFGGYGLEATGQWMASIGLEPGYLMALLAGGVEFFGGIVLIIGLLTRPAAFGLAMTMLVAIVTTHLANGFFMSNNGYEFALALLAASTSLIFSGAGKASIDQLINQRAN comes from the coding sequence ATGTCTAACTCAATAATGAACAAAATCTTTTCATCTAATTCCACACTTGCACCCTTGGTTTTACGCATTCCCGTTGGTATCACTTTTATGTTGCACGGTAGTCAAAAATTATTTGGTTGGTTTGGTGGTTATGGACTTGAAGCTACTGGGCAATGGATGGCATCTATCGGTTTAGAACCTGGATATTTAATGGCACTCTTAGCCGGTGGTGTTGAGTTCTTTGGCGGCATAGTATTGATTATTGGATTACTCACTCGTCCTGCCGCATTTGGGCTTGCGATGACGATGCTTGTTGCCATTGTTACCACTCACTTAGCCAATGGATTCTTTATGTCCAATAATGGTTATGAGTTTGCTTTAGCGCTTCTTGCTGCTTCAACTTCATTAATATTTAGTGGTGCAGGAAAGGCATCCATTGATCAGTTAATCAATCAACGAGCGAATTAA
- a CDS encoding GNAT family N-acetyltransferase translates to MFQTSVDDQIVLSLIDHQCAKPLSQLVIENYDHLVEWLAWPPFCQTEESYQTFISESLYQYADGKSLTCAIRYDGEIVGMISFNLIDHQLKKVEIGYWLAEKDQGKGIISRCCQFLIDYAFTVLDMEKVEISVAENNQASRAVCERLGFTLEGILTNHTCVNGIILNHAIYGLYRK, encoded by the coding sequence ATGTTTCAAACAAGCGTGGATGATCAGATTGTACTATCACTGATTGATCATCAGTGTGCAAAACCTTTAAGCCAATTAGTGATTGAAAACTATGATCACCTTGTTGAATGGTTAGCTTGGCCACCATTTTGCCAAACAGAAGAGAGCTATCAAACGTTCATTTCTGAATCCCTATATCAATACGCTGACGGTAAAAGTTTAACTTGTGCGATTCGTTATGACGGTGAAATAGTTGGCATGATTAGCTTTAACTTAATCGATCATCAATTAAAGAAGGTTGAAATTGGTTATTGGCTAGCCGAGAAAGATCAAGGAAAAGGGATTATTTCACGTTGTTGTCAGTTTTTAATTGATTACGCCTTTACTGTCCTTGATATGGAAAAGGTTGAAATATCGGTGGCTGAAAATAACCAAGCGAGTCGAGCCGTGTGCGAACGACTAGGCTTCACATTAGAAGGGATATTAACTAATCATACCTGTGTTAATGGTATTATCCTTAATCACGCTATTTATGGTCTTTACCGAAAATAA
- a CDS encoding YgjV family protein — protein sequence MSETMIQAIGFLALIVNLIGSSCISDKRMRIFLFCSCTLFSIHFTLLGGFVAGINLFINAVRSLVSIKFTGTKMFVLFLIIQTSLSYFFYQSPTDLIPLMASTVSCYALFMCKGIAMRFAFLICTLLWLINAVVLGSYGGAINDMINATILATTIYRLSRREKVEVV from the coding sequence ATGTCAGAAACAATGATCCAAGCTATAGGCTTTTTAGCCCTTATCGTGAACCTTATTGGCTCATCTTGTATTAGTGACAAACGAATGCGGATCTTCCTCTTTTGTTCATGCACACTATTTTCAATTCACTTTACGTTACTTGGTGGTTTTGTCGCAGGAATTAATCTATTTATCAATGCTGTACGATCTTTAGTATCCATTAAATTTACAGGAACAAAGATGTTTGTGTTATTTCTAATTATTCAAACATCATTAAGTTACTTTTTTTATCAATCACCTACTGATTTAATCCCCTTAATGGCTTCAACAGTGAGCTGTTACGCCCTATTTATGTGTAAAGGGATTGCAATGAGATTCGCCTTTTTAATTTGTACTTTATTATGGTTAATCAATGCTGTTGTTTTAGGATCTTATGGCGGTGCGATTAACGATATGATCAATGCGACAATATTAGCGACAACGATTTATCGTTTAAGTCGTAGAGAAAAAGTAGAAGTGGTTTAA
- a CDS encoding alpha/beta fold hydrolase — protein sequence MQIQSFNDDGLNFTPHTFTVPLDYTSPEVTISVFAREITLCDEQDNQKPWLVFFQGGPGFPSPRQNGHSGWIKRALQTYRVLLLDQRGTGNSSVISHQTLSHLSPTQQAEYLTHFRADNIVRDAEFIRKAFNIDKWAILGQSFGGFCSLTYLSLFPESLLQSYITGGVPSIYRHPDDVYHATFKRTLEKNQQFFQQFPQAQQMCQEIANHLIEQEEFLPNGQRFTVEQFQQIGINFGMSDTFLPTYYLLENAFITIEGKHQLRYEFLNSMLMEQGFQTHPIYALLHESIYCQGIASNWSAHRVRKQVNIFDYQPNQPFYFTGEMVFPWMFEQYKNLKPLQQAAEILANKADWGDLYDPEQLQNNQVPVSCAVYAEDMFVEMDISRETLTKIPNSKAWITNEYEHNGLRADGERILDKLIFMGKQTQRNIR from the coding sequence ATGCAAATACAAAGCTTCAATGACGATGGATTAAATTTCACTCCTCACACTTTTACCGTCCCTTTAGATTATACCAGCCCTGAAGTCACTATTTCCGTTTTTGCTAGAGAGATAACACTTTGTGATGAACAGGATAATCAAAAGCCTTGGTTAGTGTTTTTTCAAGGAGGGCCTGGCTTCCCATCCCCTCGTCAGAATGGGCACTCGGGTTGGATTAAGCGCGCCTTACAAACATATCGTGTTTTATTACTGGATCAACGAGGAACAGGAAATAGCTCGGTCATATCCCATCAAACCTTATCGCATTTATCGCCAACACAACAAGCTGAATACCTGACTCACTTTCGTGCTGATAATATCGTTCGTGATGCTGAGTTTATCCGTAAAGCATTTAACATCGATAAGTGGGCTATTTTAGGTCAGAGTTTTGGTGGGTTCTGCTCATTGACTTATCTATCTCTCTTCCCCGAAAGTCTATTACAAAGCTATATTACCGGTGGCGTACCTTCTATTTATCGTCACCCTGATGACGTTTATCATGCAACATTTAAACGGACTTTAGAGAAAAATCAGCAATTTTTTCAACAATTCCCTCAAGCCCAACAGATGTGTCAAGAAATTGCTAACCACCTTATAGAGCAAGAAGAGTTTTTACCTAATGGTCAGCGCTTTACCGTGGAACAGTTTCAACAGATTGGTATCAATTTTGGTATGAGTGACACGTTTCTTCCTACCTACTACTTATTAGAAAATGCATTTATCACTATTGAAGGGAAGCACCAACTTCGTTATGAATTTTTAAATAGTATGCTGATGGAACAAGGGTTTCAGACACACCCTATTTATGCACTGCTTCATGAATCAATCTACTGCCAAGGGATTGCCTCTAACTGGAGTGCTCATCGAGTTAGAAAACAAGTTAATATTTTTGATTACCAACCCAATCAACCTTTCTATTTTACCGGTGAAATGGTTTTCCCTTGGATGTTTGAACAATATAAAAACTTAAAGCCTCTCCAACAAGCGGCAGAAATACTGGCTAACAAAGCAGATTGGGGGGATTTATATGATCCTGAACAGTTGCAAAATAATCAGGTTCCTGTTAGTTGTGCTGTTTATGCTGAAGATATGTTTGTGGAAATGGATATCAGCCGCGAGACATTGACAAAGATCCCGAATTCAAAAGCTTGGATCACCAATGAGTATGAACATAATGGACTACGTGCCGATGGTGAAAGGATCTTAGATAAATTGATTTTTATGGGTAAACAAACTCAACGAAATATTCGGTAA
- a CDS encoding MarC family protein: MLDIFLTQFIFLWAVIDPIGSVPIYLSQTQHIPEKQKKIVAFKAIAISSGVLLFFLIAGQLMLDAMQIPLPAFQAAGGLVLLLFALTMIFGESKPEQEQKLTQNMTRKELANIAVYPLAIPSIASPGAMMAIVMLTDNHRHSFAEQAITAGIMMAVLLITLLLLLGAPLIQRVIGNVGAAIISRVMGLILAAIAVNNLLLGIKNFYI; encoded by the coding sequence GTGTTGGATATTTTTCTTACCCAGTTTATTTTTTTATGGGCAGTTATCGACCCCATTGGCTCCGTCCCAATTTATTTATCTCAAACACAACATATTCCTGAAAAGCAAAAGAAAATTGTTGCTTTCAAAGCGATTGCTATCTCTTCTGGTGTTTTGTTGTTCTTTCTCATCGCTGGTCAATTGATGTTGGATGCGATGCAGATTCCTCTTCCTGCATTCCAAGCCGCAGGTGGTTTGGTTTTATTACTTTTTGCCTTAACGATGATTTTTGGTGAGAGTAAACCAGAGCAAGAGCAAAAACTGACTCAGAATATGACACGCAAAGAATTAGCCAATATTGCTGTGTATCCTCTTGCTATTCCTTCTATTGCATCACCAGGTGCAATGATGGCGATTGTCATGTTGACGGATAATCATCGTCATTCCTTTGCCGAGCAAGCGATAACAGCAGGGATAATGATGGCCGTTTTACTTATTACATTACTTTTATTGTTGGGAGCACCCTTGATTCAACGTGTTATTGGTAATGTGGGTGCAGCCATCATTAGCCGAGTGATGGGGTTAATACTGGCAGCGATAGCGGTCAATAATTTATTACTTGGAATCAAGAATTTTTACATATAA
- a CDS encoding UbiX family flavin prenyltransferase, producing the protein MRIVVGITGATGAPLAYKILQQLNELNVETHIIISKWAKATIALETDYTVDDFKQLAATTYSYNDQAAAVSSGSFKADAMIIVPCSMKTLAAIRCGLADNLITRTADVMLKERRELILAVRETPLNSIHLENMLFLSNMGVRICPPMPAFYNNPKTIDDLLTHNAVRILDQLNLDHPDAKRWKS; encoded by the coding sequence ATGAGAATAGTCGTTGGAATAACTGGTGCGACAGGCGCACCATTAGCGTATAAAATTTTACAACAACTCAATGAATTAAATGTAGAAACTCATATTATTATCTCTAAATGGGCGAAAGCAACCATCGCACTTGAGACTGATTATACTGTTGATGACTTTAAGCAGTTAGCGGCGACAACCTACTCTTATAATGATCAGGCGGCTGCAGTTTCTAGTGGTTCTTTTAAAGCTGATGCGATGATTATTGTCCCTTGCAGCATGAAAACCTTAGCTGCTATTCGTTGTGGTCTGGCTGATAATTTAATTACTCGTACTGCTGATGTGATGTTAAAAGAGAGACGAGAGCTTATATTGGCGGTACGTGAAACACCATTAAATTCGATTCATTTAGAAAATATGTTATTCCTCTCTAATATGGGGGTACGAATTTGCCCACCTATGCCCGCTTTCTATAATAACCCGAAAACTATTGATGATCTTTTGACCCACAATGCAGTAAGAATTTTAGATCAATTGAACCTTGATCACCCAGATGCAAAACGTTGGAAGAGTTAA
- a CDS encoding glutaredoxin domain-containing protein, with protein sequence MAIIRFILGKIILILNFVFSPSGVKRSAEAQQQADEKAKSLVLYQFEACPFCVKVRREIKRQSINIELRDAKNDPQARQELEQGGGRVKVPCLRIENAGEVTWMYESSDIIAYLQQEFA encoded by the coding sequence ATGGCGATTATTAGGTTTATTTTAGGCAAGATTATTTTGATTCTTAATTTTGTCTTTTCACCAAGCGGTGTGAAACGTTCAGCAGAAGCGCAACAACAAGCAGATGAAAAAGCTAAGTCATTAGTCTTATATCAATTTGAAGCATGCCCTTTTTGTGTCAAAGTTAGACGTGAAATTAAACGTCAATCAATTAATATTGAATTACGTGACGCCAAAAATGATCCGCAAGCTCGTCAAGAATTAGAGCAGGGTGGTGGTCGAGTTAAGGTACCCTGTCTTCGAATCGAAAACGCAGGTGAAGTTACTTGGATGTATGAATCCAGTGATATCATTGCTTATTTGCAGCAAGAGTTTGCTTAA
- a CDS encoding M14 family metallocarboxypeptidase, which translates to MTQTTYLIGTPGQVWQDKEKQQWLAQTTIKRSYLQEVVTKITALADKLDVQQHGALSYSPEKYPLFVIKSKNWDNNKPTVLITGGVHGYETSGVHGALLFLNDEINNYLADFNFIAIPCVSPWGYEVINRWNPQAIDPNRSFYDNTPSEESAAVMELVKQHQNANFIAHIDLHETTDTDESEFRPALAARDGIEYVAGSIPDGFYGVGDTENPQHDFQTAIIDEVRQVTHIAPADAEGEIIGSAITQEGVINYPLKALSLCASVTDATYTCTTEVYPDSPKVTDDECNQAQVAALRGALNYILQNK; encoded by the coding sequence ATGACTCAAACGACTTACCTAATTGGTACACCCGGTCAAGTTTGGCAAGATAAAGAAAAGCAACAATGGTTAGCTCAAACAACGATTAAACGCTCATATCTACAAGAAGTTGTCACTAAAATTACGGCATTGGCAGATAAATTAGATGTTCAACAACATGGGGCTCTTAGCTATTCACCAGAGAAATACCCATTATTTGTTATTAAGTCAAAAAACTGGGATAACAATAAACCTACAGTTTTAATCACAGGTGGTGTCCACGGTTACGAAACTAGCGGTGTTCATGGTGCTCTGCTTTTCTTAAACGATGAAATCAACAATTATTTAGCCGATTTTAATTTTATCGCGATCCCTTGTGTGAGCCCATGGGGTTATGAAGTGATTAATCGCTGGAATCCACAAGCTATCGATCCTAATCGTTCGTTTTATGACAACACGCCTTCAGAAGAGTCAGCGGCAGTGATGGAATTGGTTAAGCAACACCAAAATGCTAATTTTATTGCCCATATTGATCTTCACGAAACAACAGACACTGATGAGAGCGAGTTTCGTCCAGCATTAGCGGCTCGTGATGGTATTGAGTATGTTGCAGGCTCTATTCCAGATGGTTTTTATGGTGTCGGTGATACAGAAAACCCTCAGCATGATTTCCAAACTGCGATTATCGATGAAGTTCGCCAAGTCACACATATTGCACCGGCGGATGCAGAAGGTGAAATTATTGGTTCAGCGATCACTCAAGAAGGTGTTATTAACTACCCACTGAAAGCGCTTTCTCTTTGTGCCAGCGTTACCGATGCAACGTATACCTGCACGACAGAGGTCTACCCAGACAGCCCGAAAGTAACCGATGATGAGTGTAATCAAGCTCAAGTCGCTGCCCTACGTGGTGCATTGAATTATATTTTACAGAATAAATAA
- the tolC gene encoding outer membrane channel protein TolC produces the protein MKKVLSLAIAASLMSGSVLAQDLAEIYQQAKETNPNLLKAEAVKESAFEAINESRASLLPQIDLTAGYNTSYTETDNAPISGTSTTGALSAGVGLNQSIYNRANWINLDLAELNARESDTNYAVEQQQLILDSATAYFDVLNATDNLRFTRAEKKAVGRQLEQTKQRFEVGLSAITDVHDAQADYDSVLADEIIAENNLINSYEELREITGIEYKKLDILDTERFSVQPEKQSVAQLTKTAEEKNLSLLASRISQDSAKTQITLAQSGHLPTLSFNADYGYNNPSDTDDTNSLTAGVNLAVPLYTGGAITSQVKQAQHNFVSASEDLEATQRAVIKNVRASYNNINASIGSIRAYQQSVISANSALEATEAGFEVGTRTIVDVLDSTRSLYDANSKLADARYSYIINILNLKQAMGTLSEQDILDVNKGLKEAK, from the coding sequence ATGAAAAAAGTACTATCACTAGCTATTGCCGCATCTTTGATGAGTGGTTCGGTATTGGCTCAAGATCTAGCTGAGATCTATCAGCAGGCAAAAGAGACAAATCCAAACCTATTAAAAGCGGAAGCAGTGAAAGAGTCTGCTTTTGAAGCGATAAATGAATCTCGTGCTTCACTATTACCACAAATTGATCTAACAGCAGGTTATAATACGAGTTATACAGAAACAGATAATGCACCTATTTCTGGAACCAGTACTACAGGAGCATTATCTGCTGGAGTAGGTTTAAACCAAAGTATCTATAATCGCGCAAATTGGATTAATTTAGATCTCGCTGAGCTAAATGCTCGAGAGAGTGACACTAATTATGCGGTTGAACAGCAGCAGCTGATTTTGGATTCTGCAACGGCATATTTTGACGTATTAAATGCGACGGATAATTTACGTTTTACGCGTGCTGAGAAAAAAGCGGTTGGTCGTCAATTAGAGCAAACAAAACAGCGTTTTGAAGTGGGGCTTTCTGCCATCACTGATGTTCATGATGCTCAAGCTGATTACGATAGCGTTTTAGCCGATGAGATCATTGCAGAAAATAACCTAATTAACAGCTATGAAGAGCTACGTGAGATCACGGGTATCGAGTATAAGAAATTGGATATTCTTGATACTGAGCGTTTCTCGGTGCAACCAGAAAAGCAGAGTGTTGCTCAACTGACCAAAACAGCAGAAGAGAAAAACCTCTCTTTACTTGCTAGCCGTATCAGCCAAGATTCAGCAAAAACACAAATCACCTTGGCGCAGTCTGGACACCTTCCGACTTTAAGTTTTAATGCCGACTATGGCTACAACAATCCATCAGACACTGACGATACTAACAGTTTAACGGCAGGCGTTAATTTAGCCGTTCCTCTGTATACGGGTGGTGCAATTACTTCGCAAGTGAAACAAGCACAACATAACTTTGTTTCCGCTAGTGAAGATCTAGAAGCCACTCAACGCGCAGTGATTAAAAATGTTCGTGCGTCATATAACAACATCAATGCAAGTATCGGTTCTATTCGAGCTTATCAACAGTCTGTGATCTCAGCAAACAGTGCGTTAGAAGCGACAGAAGCTGGGTTTGAAGTGGGTACTCGTACCATTGTTGATGTACTTGATTCAACACGTAGTCTTTATGATGCAAACAGCAAGTTAGCCGATGCACGTTATAGTTACATCATCAATATCCTAAACTTAAAGCAAGCGATGGGGACATTGAGCGAACAAGATATTCTAGATGTTAATAAAGGTCTAAAAGAGGCTAAATAA
- a CDS encoding peptide ABC transporter substrate-binding protein: MTRNLGKKFILTLLSSSLMTASFSTLAANVPDNVTLAKEQHLVRGNGAEPTSLDPSFVDPGMPADIIATDMFEGFVIEDSQGNIVPAQAKSWTISPNGKTITFTLRDNLIWSNDTPLTASDFVYSWKRGVDPNTGNSTSYYFTSANVLNADQIIAGKMSADQLGIRAVDNKTVEVKLSKPTPYFISLMSVKTFVPLPQHQIEKFGDSWTKSGNIVTNGAFILSKWVANEYVEVVRNPNYWDNKNTVLNRVTYLGLESQNAELTRYQAGEVDMTNRVQLEQYQRLLKDDPSQIKSLSLLGSYLYSFNTTEPPFDNQAVRQALTMSVDRDILVHKITGQGELPAVTAVPTIIPSYQNPTPHYTELSKQQRLEKAKALLTQAGYSDENPLEFTLNYNTSENHKKIAIVLAAMWKPLGVKVHLENMEWNAYVSAKSLGNFQMARSWAFGDYSEPSSILSSFTCEHVQNESGYCNKKFDQLMDQASTTTDQSQRYQLFTQAEALLVEDTPIIPLYHYTHTRIVRNTLGGFPENNPKGNIYAKDLYFIEK; encoded by the coding sequence ATGACAAGGAATTTAGGAAAAAAATTCATTTTAACGTTACTTTCAAGCTCGCTAATGACTGCCAGCTTTTCTACACTAGCAGCAAATGTCCCTGACAACGTGACCCTTGCTAAAGAGCAACACCTTGTGCGAGGTAATGGTGCAGAGCCAACGTCACTCGATCCCTCTTTTGTCGATCCTGGCATGCCCGCTGATATTATTGCAACCGATATGTTTGAAGGCTTTGTGATTGAAGATAGCCAAGGCAATATTGTTCCTGCACAAGCAAAGTCATGGACGATTAGCCCAAATGGAAAGACCATCACCTTTACCCTTCGCGATAACTTAATTTGGTCAAATGATACTCCTTTAACCGCTTCTGACTTTGTATATAGCTGGAAACGAGGTGTCGATCCCAATACAGGCAATAGCACCAGCTACTATTTTACGAGCGCTAATGTGCTTAATGCAGACCAAATCATTGCAGGTAAAATGTCGGCAGATCAATTAGGCATACGAGCAGTTGATAATAAAACGGTTGAAGTAAAACTGAGTAAACCAACGCCTTATTTTATTAGCTTGATGAGTGTTAAAACCTTCGTTCCTTTACCTCAACACCAAATCGAAAAGTTTGGTGATAGTTGGACAAAATCTGGAAATATTGTCACAAACGGCGCATTTATTTTGTCTAAATGGGTGGCGAATGAATATGTTGAAGTCGTCCGTAATCCAAATTATTGGGATAATAAAAATACGGTACTAAATCGTGTCACCTACTTAGGATTAGAATCACAAAATGCGGAACTGACTCGTTATCAAGCGGGTGAAGTAGACATGACGAATCGAGTACAGCTAGAGCAGTATCAACGTCTACTCAAAGATGACCCATCTCAGATCAAATCACTTTCTTTACTGGGATCTTATCTCTACTCTTTTAATACTACCGAGCCACCTTTTGACAATCAAGCGGTACGTCAAGCATTAACAATGAGTGTTGATCGTGACATTTTAGTCCATAAGATCACTGGGCAAGGCGAATTACCAGCCGTCACTGCTGTACCAACAATTATTCCAAGCTATCAAAACCCAACCCCTCACTACACAGAGCTGAGTAAACAACAGCGTTTAGAAAAAGCCAAAGCGTTATTAACACAAGCTGGGTACAGCGATGAGAATCCATTAGAGTTCACCTTAAATTACAACACCAGTGAAAATCATAAAAAAATTGCCATTGTACTCGCTGCGATGTGGAAACCACTGGGGGTTAAAGTTCATTTAGAAAATATGGAGTGGAACGCTTATGTCTCTGCTAAGTCTTTAGGTAACTTCCAAATGGCGCGTTCATGGGCATTTGGTGACTACTCAGAGCCTTCTTCAATTTTAAGTTCATTCACTTGTGAACATGTACAAAATGAGAGTGGTTATTGTAACAAAAAGTTTGACCAATTAATGGATCAAGCCAGTACGACAACTGACCAAAGTCAACGCTATCAATTATTTACTCAAGCAGAAGCGCTGTTAGTTGAGGATACGCCGATTATCCCACTCTACCACTACACGCATACTCGTATTGTACGTAACACGCTTGGAGGCTTCCCTGAGAACAATCCAAAAGGCAATATCTACGCAAAAGATCTCTATTTTATAGAGAAGTAG
- a CDS encoding AAC(3) family N-acetyltransferase, translated as MHTRTSLLTDLSRANIDPTRTLVVHSSMKSLGDVEGGADTVLDALIEYMQDGWLIFPTHSWHETSNPNNIFNPETEPSCVGILSELFRQRPNVLRSLHPTHSVAILGKDTEQFIANEEECTTPCPREGVWGKLYDIDAQILFIGCDLSKNTFIHSIEEWHYVPHRLTKFPTQFSLLHHGERHQVSMFSHQSPVGDISLKYRKLTDEFLEKKAAKSFQIADADCLLASAKKMAEITESHLNYYPNFFAE; from the coding sequence ATGCATACCAGAACCAGCTTGCTTACTGATTTATCTCGAGCAAACATTGATCCAACCAGAACCTTAGTTGTTCACTCCTCGATGAAGTCATTAGGCGATGTTGAAGGGGGTGCAGACACGGTTTTAGATGCCCTTATTGAATATATGCAAGACGGTTGGTTGATCTTCCCCACTCACTCTTGGCATGAAACCAGTAACCCGAATAATATTTTCAACCCAGAGACTGAGCCTTCATGTGTGGGGATTTTAAGCGAACTATTTCGTCAACGTCCTAATGTTTTACGTTCACTTCACCCCACTCACTCCGTCGCCATTCTTGGCAAAGATACAGAACAATTTATCGCTAATGAAGAAGAGTGTACAACCCCCTGTCCAAGAGAGGGCGTTTGGGGAAAGCTCTATGATATTGATGCCCAAATCCTCTTCATCGGTTGTGACTTAAGTAAAAACACCTTTATTCATAGTATCGAAGAGTGGCACTATGTCCCCCATCGACTAACAAAATTTCCAACGCAATTCTCTTTACTACATCATGGCGAACGTCACCAAGTTTCGATGTTTAGTCATCAAAGTCCAGTCGGTGACATTTCATTAAAATATCGAAAATTAACCGATGAATTTTTAGAGAAAAAAGCCGCAAAGTCGTTCCAGATCGCTGACGCTGACTGTTTACTTGCCAGCGCAAAAAAAATGGCTGAAATTACGGAATCACACTTAAATTATTATCCTAACTTTTTTGCAGAGTGA
- a CDS encoding M20/M25/M40 family metallo-hydrolase translates to MTTINQDRLIEHFIELIKIDSESRNEKEISETLAHQLTEIGFNVEKLPVPENISNGSNIYARLEGSLEGTILLSCHMDTVTPGNNIVPIIEEGVIRSQGDTILGGDDKSGIAAIMEAVRVIKTENLAHQTIEIAFTVYEEGGLHGSQHFDLEKVSATQAIVLDSGGPIGTIITVAPGQQNIKVNITGKPAHAGLAPEEGINALTVAADAITNMKLSRIDHETTANIGVVNGGQATNIVMPDLYIEAEARSLNDEKLQAQVDHMIVTFEQAAEKHGAKINIASKRAYNAYNIDSNDQHVEKIKAAFALNGIDAQTKSTGGGSDANIFNGRGIKTVNLSTGMAKVHTTEEFITIEDMVSITEFLKTYLTH, encoded by the coding sequence ATGACGACAATTAATCAAGATCGCCTAATTGAACACTTTATCGAATTAATCAAAATAGACAGTGAATCACGTAATGAGAAAGAGATTTCTGAAACATTAGCACACCAATTAACTGAAATTGGTTTTAATGTTGAAAAGCTGCCTGTACCTGAAAATATATCTAATGGCTCAAATATCTATGCTCGATTAGAAGGCTCTCTTGAAGGCACCATTCTCCTAAGTTGTCACATGGATACGGTAACACCAGGTAATAACATTGTGCCAATTATCGAAGAGGGTGTGATCCGCTCACAAGGTGACACGATTCTTGGTGGCGATGATAAATCGGGTATTGCTGCGATTATGGAAGCCGTTCGTGTTATCAAAACTGAAAACTTAGCGCATCAAACCATTGAAATTGCCTTCACGGTTTACGAAGAAGGTGGTTTACACGGTTCTCAACACTTCGATCTTGAAAAAGTGAGTGCAACACAAGCGATTGTACTTGATTCAGGTGGCCCTATCGGAACCATTATTACCGTCGCGCCGGGACAGCAAAATATAAAAGTGAACATTACCGGTAAACCTGCTCATGCGGGTCTCGCGCCAGAAGAGGGAATTAATGCCCTAACCGTCGCTGCCGATGCCATTACTAATATGAAACTTTCTCGTATTGACCATGAAACAACAGCAAATATTGGTGTGGTTAATGGTGGCCAGGCAACAAATATCGTCATGCCTGATCTTTATATTGAAGCTGAAGCCCGCTCTTTAAATGATGAGAAGCTACAAGCTCAAGTTGATCACATGATTGTAACTTTTGAGCAAGCGGCAGAAAAACACGGTGCTAAAATCAATATTGCCTCTAAACGCGCTTATAATGCCTACAACATCGATAGCAACGATCAACATGTAGAAAAAATTAAAGCCGCATTTGCCTTAAATGGTATTGATGCTCAAACCAAATCAACGGGTGGTGGCAGTGATGCCAATATCTTTAATGGTCGAGGCATTAAAACCGTTAACCTTTCTACTGGTATGGCGAAAGTCCACACCACTGAAGAGTTCATTACTATCGAAGATATGGTCTCTATTACCGAATTCTTAAAGACATATTTAACCCATTAA